The sequence below is a genomic window from Brooklawnia cerclae.
CAGCCACCACCAACGCACCATCAGAGTTTTTCGCAAGCAACGCCCCATCGGTCACTGGCAACAACGGCGGCGCGTCAACAATAACGAAGTACCACGAGCGCAGAAACTCCAGCAAATCCTTCATGCGCTGCGATCCGAGCAATTCTGAGGGGTTTGGGGGCGTCTCACCAGCGGGCAGCACATGCAACCCCGTGGTCTCTGTTGATGCAACGGCGTCCTCAAGCGGAACGGCTCCTGCAAGTACCTGAGTAAGCCCGATCTCCTTGGCGACCTGGAAGGTGCTGGCCACTGTCGGCCTGCGCAAGTCAGCATCAATCAGCAGCACCTCCTGACCGGCTAGCGCCATTACACGTGCCAGACTCGAGGCCACCGATGACTTACCTTCACCAGCTAGCGGCGATGTAACAACGATGCAACGTAGCTCTTGATCGATGTTGACGAACCTTAAGTTGGTACGAAGTTTACGGAGCGCCTCGCTAGCGCGGAAATCCCCCTGCAGGTCGGGGTGCGCGCGACTGAGCACCTTCGACCGCGGCAATACCCCCAACACCGGCTCGTTGAATCCTCGTTCGACGTCCTCTGCTGTGCGCAGCGTTGTGTCTAGCTGGTCCCGCACAACAGCGATGCCGATTCCTATCACAAGACCAACTAACAAGCCTATGCCGACGTACAGCATAGGCTGTGGTTTCACTGTGACTGACGATAGTGCTGCCGAAGCCATAGGCACGACCTCAACCGGCGAGGAGTCGCCTTCCAGTACCTTGACTTGTTCACCCGCAGCCTTAACGACCGCGTCGGCGATTGATTGGGCGAGGTCGGGGTCCGACGCGCTCGCAGATACTTCAATTGTGAGGCTGTCTGTGGCTCTCGTTGCCGAGACCCGGGATGCCAGCGCTGCCGGAGTCTCGCTCAAAGAAAGCTCATTGATCACAGCCTCCGCAACCGGAGTCGAAGTGAACACTGGCACAAATGCCTTCGCTTTCGACAGTGCGAGCTGCGATGCGCTGTAGTAGGCGGACGTCGAGTCGTCCTCAGGCAGCGACACCCGTACATAGGCAGTCGACTGCGCGGTATAGGTGATCGGGGTGATCTTCAGCACCCCGACGCCTACAAGCCCACCGACGAAGGTACACAGCAGAATGGTCCCAATGTTGCGAAGGGCCAGCTTCAGGAAGTCCTCAAGCGTCACTGTGCCTCCCGGATCGTGGCCCCCTTAAGTACAGCGAGCGGGTGGGGGCATCTTGCTTTATCAAGGTCAGCTTAGCTTGTGAGCCCGACTTTTCATGTAACAGTACGCAGACACCCGCGATGGGAGGCTAAGCCGTCCCGGACAGTTCCCGCCTCTTCTGGCTAGTCTCGTACTGCGCGTCGAAGCAGCTTTGGCAAGCTCATCCGCTGTTGAACACCACACAGCCGCCCTGTTGGCGCTGCTCAGACACAGCTAACCAACCCCCAAGACGTTCTCGATCGCGGAGGCGATCACCGTGTACCCCTCCGCATTCGGGTAGACGCCCTCGGTCGCGATGAGCTCGGGATGATCGAGCAGGGGCTGGCCGATGTCGGCGTACTCCCCTCCCGACGTCGTCACCGAATATCTCACGTCCTCCTCGAGGGTTACCAGCCAGTCCGGGGTCGGTTCGCTGTCCCACAGGGGCGAGACCGCGATGATCCGCGCGTCCGGCACCGCGGCGCGCAGGGACGAGTAGAAGGTGCCTATGGCCTCGCGGTCGAACCCGGAGCCGTCGTTTCGTCCACCCGAGACCACGACGATGTCGGGGTCAGCGGCGGCCACCTCGGGAATCATCTCCTGGTAGCTCGGGCAATAGTCGAGTGCGCAGGTGGAGCCGTTCGATCCCGTGGTGTAGCCGGTGCCGCCTCGTGCCAGGTTCACCTCGGTCCAGCCCGCTGCCGCAGAGAGCAGGGTTGTCCAGTTGGTCCCGTCTCCCCCGGCGCCGAGGCTGTAGGAATCGCCCACGAACACGGCCACCGGCAGCGTGGTGGACGGTGCGGCCGCCGAGGAGGCCTGCGTCGCCGGCGAGACCGACGACGCCGACGGGTAGTGGGACGACGCCGGCGCCGAAGCCGACGTCGTGGAAGTCACCGATGTCTGTGCGCGTGCGGTCACCGATGCCTGCTGAGACCTCTGCATCTGGAACGCCATGACGACCAAAGCGATGATCGCCACCACAAGCACCGGGACGCCGACCAAGCCGATATTGGCGCGCAGATCGTCCGTGAACCAGTCACGAGGGTTCCACCTGCGGGCCATGGCCACGATACTAACAAGCCTCCGGGAAGCACCGACACCATACGGCGAGGCTGCTGACAGGCGCGAGCTTTCACTCGGGGCGGTGCTCGGTCCTCTCAGGCCACATCACCGATAGACGTCCCGGCGGTGATCAATCTTGATGACGACAGCTTCGCGGGCATCATCGTTGATGCGGTAGAGGATCCGGTATGTGCCCCGCCGCGCTGACCACAGCCCAGAAAGCTCCCTGCGCAGCTGTCCGCCCACTCGATACGGATCGTCGACGAGCGGCCCTGTCATGAACTCGATCGCTGCTGCTGCGACGGCTTCCGGGAGCCGAGTTTGGATCACCCGGACCGCGGGTGCGGTGAGAACAAGCTCGAATGCAGAGCCTTCGCTCACTTGCGGAGGTTCCTGACCGCGTCGACACCCCGCAGGACGTCGCCGCGAGCGTACGCATCGTCTGCTTCTCTGATATCGGCCAGCGCTTCGGGATCGCTGAGAATGTCGAGGGTCTCCTCGACCCGACATCGCCTGCTGCGGGCTGATCGTGCGCGATCGTCTCACTCGTGCTCCAGCAGCCAATCCGGTGGCCATAAATGAGGCATTCCCTATACCATGCGAGGGGGTCACTTCCGCTATGTCTCCGCGAGCGGTCGAATGGCGGACGAGCCCCGTTGGGCATCACGAACGACGCGAGTTGGCTGACCAGCCCGCATCGTCGTTCACCAGAGTCTCGCTTGCATCAAGCCACCCCGTGCAGCTGGCGTCGCCCAAGCACTGTGGACGACGAAGGGATGGCCATACCGCGATGCCACCAGCCGATGAGATCCGCGAAGCGATCCTCGCCGCGGATCTCACATCGCGCGCTGCCGAGCAACCCATGCAGCCCGGATCGATCTACGTACCGCACAGCTACTCCCAGGCACTGCGCCTC
It includes:
- a CDS encoding type II toxin-antitoxin system RelE/ParE family toxin encodes the protein MSEGSAFELVLTAPAVRVIQTRLPEAVAAAAIEFMTGPLVDDPYRVGGQLRRELSGLWSARRGTYRILYRINDDAREAVVIKIDHRRDVYR
- a CDS encoding SGNH/GDSL hydrolase family protein — translated: MARRWNPRDWFTDDLRANIGLVGVPVLVVAIIALVVMAFQMQRSQQASVTARAQTSVTSTTSASAPASSHYPSASSVSPATQASSAAAPSTTLPVAVFVGDSYSLGAGGDGTNWTTLLSAAAGWTEVNLARGGTGYTTGSNGSTCALDYCPSYQEMIPEVAAADPDIVVVSGGRNDGSGFDREAIGTFYSSLRAAVPDARIIAVSPLWDSEPTPDWLVTLEEDVRYSVTTSGGEYADIGQPLLDHPELIATEGVYPNAEGYTVIASAIENVLGVG
- a CDS encoding polysaccharide biosynthesis tyrosine autokinase is translated as MTLEDFLKLALRNIGTILLCTFVGGLVGVGVLKITPITYTAQSTAYVRVSLPEDDSTSAYYSASQLALSKAKAFVPVFTSTPVAEAVINELSLSETPAALASRVSATRATDSLTIEVSASASDPDLAQSIADAVVKAAGEQVKVLEGDSSPVEVVPMASAALSSVTVKPQPMLYVGIGLLVGLVIGIGIAVVRDQLDTTLRTAEDVERGFNEPVLGVLPRSKVLSRAHPDLQGDFRASEALRKLRTNLRFVNIDQELRCIVVTSPLAGEGKSSVASSLARVMALAGQEVLLIDADLRRPTVASTFQVAKEIGLTQVLAGAVPLEDAVASTETTGLHVLPAGETPPNPSELLGSQRMKDLLEFLRSWYFVIVDAPPLLPVTDGALLAKNSDGALVVAAARKTGTEQLHRAISNVEQVQGHVLGIVLNGVASGRFSRLKYGDPEYGYGLHYDRYGEYRATEAKKSSQPGSGPNGDEPRHFDEHIDVVGSSASINGSHPDTSTRMEASLRRGSHSA